AAGACCGGCGCTGCATAAAGATTATCCACCGGAATATCGAAGAACCCCTGGATCTGGGTCGCATGGAGATCGAGCGTCAGCACCCGGTCGACGCCTGCCGTGGTCAGCATATTCGCCACCAGCTTGGCCGAGATCGGCGTCCGCGCCTTGGCCCGGCGATCCTGACGAGCATAGCCGAAATAGGGGATGACAGCCGTGATCCTGTTTGCCGATGACCGCTTCAGCGCATCGGTCATGATCAGCAGTTCCAGCAGATTGTCATTCGCCGGGTTCGAGGTGGATTGTATGATATACATATCCTCGCCCCGGACATTGTCGAAGACCTCGACGAAGATTTCCTGATCGTTGAAACGCTCGACACGGGCATCGACAAGCGCGACATTCATGCCGCGATGCATCGACATCCGCCGTGCAATCGCTTGCGCCAGAGGCTTGTTGGCATTGCCAGAGATCAGCTTGGGTTCGGTCATTGCGGGCATTCCGGTCCTCGCAGGCAGGATTCGTATGATTGCAGCGGACTTAGCACCGCGCTAGCCTGCCCGCAAACCTCAACCGACCGATGGAAGGTCAAATGGCGCATATCGACTATTATCTCGGGACGATCAGCACCTGGTCCTATCTTGCCGGAGACAGGCTTGAACAGATTGCCGCACAGCATGATGCGACGATTACCTATAAACCCATCGACCTGATGCAGCTTTTCCCGCGCACCGGCGGGCTGGCTCCTGCGGAAAGGCATGAAAGCCGGCTGGATTACCGCATGCAGGAGATCAAGCGGTGGCGCGACCGTCTGGGCATGGAGATGAATCTTCGGCCCGCGCATTTCCCGGTGAATATGGCACCGTCTTCTTATGCGATCATCGCGGCGCAGGAAGCGGGCGGTGGGGATATCGGGGCTCTGGTCCGTGGATTTCTGCGGGCGGTCTGGGCCGAAGACAGGGATATCTCGGATGATGAGGTGATCCGGGACGTGCTGTCAGCTTCAGGATTCGATCCGGCACTTACCGATAAAGGTCTGTTCGTCGGGGCCGAGCAATATGGCCGCAATCTGGAAGATGCGGTTGCTGCCGGGGTGTTCGGTTCTCCGTTCTATATCGTGCGCGAGACCGGCGAGAAATTCTGGGGTCAGGACCGGCTGGACATGCTGGCCGAGCATCTGTCGGGCCTATGACATTATTTGAACGCCATTTTGAAGGCGACCCGGATCGTCCGGCCATCGGCCTGCATTGCATGATGGGCAGCAGCAATCTGTTCGCCCCGCTAATGGAGCGGCTTGACGGGATGATCGACCTGCAAGCCTTCGATTTTCCGGGTCACGGCCGCAGCCCTGACTGGCAGGCTCAGGATGATACGGATCTGCATACATTCGTGACCCGTCACGCCGCCCGCATGATCAGGCACCCGGTTGATCTGATCGGTCACAGCTTCGGCGCGACGGTTGCGCTGCGCATCGCGGTCGGGGTGCCCGAGGCCGTCAGATCCCTGACACTGGTCGAGCCGGTGCTGTTCGCCGCCGCCCCGGAAGCCTCCAGCAAGGCGGAACATGACCGGCTGGCGCCGTTCCAGAAATCCGGCGACTGGGACGGAATGCTGCGCCGGTTTCTGGGCGATTGGGGATCGACGGCGGGTCTGCCGACCGAGGGACCCCACGCCGAGAAACTTCGTACGCAGATGAAGATGGTGATGGACACCAACGCGTTTCTGATGGCGGACTGCGCCGAGATCCTGCGCGAAAACGGGCTGGAAAGAATTGATGCGCCGGTCATGCTGATTGCCGGAGAACACTCTCCGAAGGTCGTTCACGAAATCGCCGAGGCTCTGGCGGCCCGCCTGCCCGATGTCGGACGCGCCGTCATTCCCGGCGCGGGTCATATGCTGCCTCTGACCCATGCGGATCAGTTCGCGGATCTGACCCGGATGAATCTCGACCGTGCCTGAACCTATCCGCGAAGCGCCTCGACAAGGTCGCTGACATCCTCTTCGGTCGTATTCCAGCCGCAGACAAAGCGGACGGTCACCATATCTTCGGTCTCTTCGCCAAGAGAGGCCCATTTATGGAACACCGCACCTGCCGAGCGGGCGCGGTCCTCTGCATCGACCGGAATCACCGCAAAAACCTGATTTGCATCGGCGGGCTGCGCCAGATGCGCCCCTTCGACGGCATCAAGCTGCTGCGCCAGCAAGCCCGCCATATCATTGGCGTGCCGTGCCAGTTCCAGCCACAGACCCCCTTCCATCAGCGCGTAAAACTGCGCCGAAAGGAAGCGATGTTTCGACAGCAAATGCCCGCTGCGTTTGCGGATATAGTCAAGCCGCGCGGCCAGTTCGGGATTGAACGCCACAATCGCCTCAACCCCCATCGCGCCGTTTTTCGTGCCGCCGAATGACAGCAGATCGACGCCCGCCCGATGCGTGACGGATGCAGGCTCCGCATCGCTTCCCGCCACCGCATTGGCAAAACGCGCCCCGTCCATATGCAGCAAAAGTTGATGCTGCTTTCCGATCGCCGAGATCTCGGCCAGCATCTCTGCCGTCCAGATCCGGCCCCATTCGGTCGTGTTGGTCAGCGAGATCGCGCCGGGTCTGCTCCCGCCAAGCCCTTCGCCCGCCCAGAAACCGGCAGCACGGTCCAGAGCGTCAGGGTCGATCAGCCCGCCATCGCCCGGCATCAGGGTCAGCTTTGCGCCGCCGGTGAAAAGCTCTGGTGCGCCGCATTCCGAGGTTTCGATATGCGCATCCTCATGACAGAAGATCCGGTCCCAGCCATTGACCGCTCCGCCAAGACAGATCGCATTCGCCGCGGTCCCCGTCGCCACGAACAACACCGAGGCTTCCGGCGCATCCAGCACCTCACGGACGCGATCCTCGGCAGCCGCCGTCAGCGCATCCCCGCCATAAGAAGCGACATAACCTTCATTCGCTGCCATCAGCGCCGCCATCACCGCAGGATGTACCCCGGAACAATTATCCGAGCCAAAATTCATGACAGATCCTCGATGATATGATCCTCCCAATCTTCCTCGGGCACTTCGGCCTCTGACAGGGTCCAGCCGCGCACCGACATGCCCGCACGATGAACCGCGTCACGGTCACCGCTGATCAGATAATGCCATTCCGGCAGCGACTTGCCCTCATGCCGCAGCCTATAGGCACAGCTTGCCGGCAGCCAATAGGAGATGTCGCGGATCTTTTCCGGCGAAAGGGTCACGCATTCAGGAACATAACGATGCCGCGTTTCATATCGCGTGCAGCGGCATGTCTCTCCGTCCAGAAGACGGCAGGCGATACGAGTAAAGGCAAGCTCGTCCGTATCCTCGAATTCCAGCTTGTTCAGGCAGCATTTTCCGCAGCCATCGCAAAGCGCCTCCCATTCCCGAGAATCGAGATCGCGCAAGGGCAATTCCCAGAAGCGCGGACGCATCAGCCTTCCGCCAGAATCTTGCGGGCCTGTTCGCCATCCCGGTCCATCTGCGCAACAAGCTCATCCACCCCGGCGAATTTCTGTTCGGGCCGCAGATAGTCGATCAGCGCCACGGAAAGATGCTCACCATAAAGATCGCCGTCGAAATCGAAGAGATGCACCTCCAGATTGGGTTCATTCCGTCCGAACATGGGGCGGACACCGATACTGGCAACCCCCGGATAACGCCCCTTATGCGGCCCGCCCACGACATCCACCATGACGGCATAAACACCCAGCTTCGGGATATGCAGCCCGTCCACCGACATATTTGCGGTCGGATATCCCAGTTTGCGACCGCGCTTTTCGCCATGCAGCACTTCACCCTCGATGCGATGCCAGTGACCCAGCATCCGTTCGGCATCTCGCGGACGCCCCGCGGACAAAGCCTTCCTGATCGCGGTCGAGGAAAAATCCGCGCCATCTTCGCCGATCAGCGGGGCAATGGTGACCCCGAAACCAAACCTGTTTCCCAACTCCTGCAAGCTCGACGCATCACCGGCCCGGCTTTTGCCGAAATGGAAATCCCGACCGACGGTCACATGCGCGATCCCCAACCCCTCCGCCAGCACATCGCGGGCAAAGGCTTCGGGTGAAAGCCCGGCAAGCTCTGGCCCGAATGGAAGCTGGAACAGATGATCCACCCCCAGACGGCGCAGCCGGTTGGCCCGCGCCTCGGCATTCATCAGCCGGAATGGCGGCGCATCGGGGGCGAAGAACTCACGCGGATGCGGCTCGAAGGTAATCACGCCGAGAGGCGCGTCCATTGCAGCGCGGGCCGTGTCGATCACGGCAAGGTGGCCGCGATGCAGGCCGTCGAAATTGCCCATCGCCACGGATGCCCCACGGCAGGATTCCGGCAGCCCGGTCCAATGGTAATGGATTTGCAAGACGTCCCCTCCGAACAGGTCCGGTACGGTTTACACGCGGCTAATTCCGCAGTGACCAGCGTATCGCGCAGAGAGGACCCGGTTGCAAGCGTCAGCCCTTCCCGGCAGCCGGGGGCACCGCAACGCAGCGATTCAGCAGACCGATTGCCTCGATCCGGCGCAGCCGACCGGGTTCGGGATCGGGAACCGAGGGAACCGCCTCCAGCCGCGACAGCCAGCACTCCGGCAGACCATGTTCTCGCGCACCGGCCAGAACCAGAGCCTTATACCAGTCGAAGGGCTGCATGTCGGCATCGCGATAGCGGTCGGGCGCAATATAGGTAAAGGCCTCGTCCCCGGTCCCGTCAAAGGCGACATTCACCGAGACACGCTCATAGCCGCGCCCGACACCCTCGATGGCATCGAGTGTCAACAGATCCTCATCGTCCAGACGGAACAGCACACCCTGAACAGCACCACTGCCCGCAACCAGCGTTGCCTTGCCCGACCCGTCCTGACCGATCTTGTCGAAAGCGATCTCATGCCCGGCCAGAACAGCCGGTCCCAATCCCCGCGCCGATCCGCATCGCGCCCCAAGCCGCCGGGTCAGCATGTTCGACCCATAGGCAAAATACAGCGCCACCTAGCGCAGCCGCCCCATCGCCCAGGTCGGATCAAGCAGCTTCTGCTGCAACCACTCCTCAAGCAATCCCGGCTCGGGATTTTCGACATCGCCGCCCATATCCCCGGCAGCCAGCCCGCCGGTAATGAAGACAGAATCGAGCCCCTCGCCCACGGCACCGCGAATATCGGTGTTGATGCCGTCTCCGATGACCAGAATGCGGGCACCATCGCGAAGATTCAGCCGCCGCCGCGCCAGATCGTAAATCGGCGGATGCGGTTTTCCGAAATACAGGGATTCCCCGCCCAGTTCCTGATAAAATTCGGCAATCGCCCCGGCGCAGTAAATCCGCCGCTCACCCAGATCGACCACGAGATCGGGATTGGCGCAAAGCAGCTTCAACCCTTTCTCACGCGCAAGCATCAACTGCCCGCGATAATCCTCGGGCGTATCGGTTGCCTCATCGAACGGCCCGGTACAGACGATCCCCTCGGCATCTTCCAGCGAGACCCGCTCGATCGGGGCCGCGTCCCGCCATTCCGCAGGCGCATCGAAGAAACTGTCATCCTTGGACGGCCCCAGATGCCAGACCCTGCGTCCCAAGGCACCCGAAAATAATGCATCCTGCGCCGCATCGCCCGATGTCACCACATCGTCCCAGGCATCGTCAGGCACACCCAACCGCCCGAAAGAGGCGATCACTTCAGGCGCAGGGCGCGGCGCATTGGTCATCAGGCACACTTGCCCGCCACCGTGCCGGAATTCCTGCAATGCCGCGACAGCAGCCGGATAGGCCTGAATGCCGTTATGCACACACCCCCACAGATCACAGAACAAGACGTCGTAATTCGGGGCAATCCCGGCAAGCGCGTTGATGATCCGCGTCATCGTTTCATCCTGGTGAAAATATCCTCGGGGGTCCGGGGGCAGATCGCCCCCGGTTCTAAAGCTGCGATCAGACCTTGAGGGCCGGGATGATCTGCTTCTTGCGCGACATAATGCCCGGCAGAACGACGGTATCGCCCTCGACCGAGGCCCCGAACGAGGCCTCTGTGATCTGCCGAACCCGATCATTCGGCACCAGCAGCGTCGCCTCTTCCTTGAGGATGTCCACGATGAACAGCATGACTTGATCGACACCATCCGCAGCGGCAACGCCGGGCATGGCAGCGAGCAGTGAGTCCTTGCGGTCCAGAAGGATTTTCGGCGCGGTGGTTTCCAGAACCGAGATGCGCAGCTTGCTGCCGTCCAGCTCGAATTCCTTGCTGTCCATGCGCAGCAGATCCTCGTCGCCGAAGGCGGACACATCGGATTTCGCTTCGAACATCTCAGAGGCATAATCCGGGATGCTCAGCCCTAACTCGCCCGCTAGTTTTTCAGCTACCGAGCGGTCATGGGCGGTGGTGGTCGGGCTGCGGAATTCCAGCGTATCGGACAGGATGCAGGTCAGCATGACGCCTTTCACCCACTCCGGAGCCTGCGCCATATCCTCACCGATCAGATCATGCATGATCGTGGCGGTGCAGGCCAGCGGACGGATGGTGATATTGATCGGCGCACGGGTCTTCAGCCCGCCAACCAGCATGTGATGATCGATGATCTCCAGAATCTCGGCGTCATTGATGGCCGAGGGCAGTTCAGCCGGGTTGTTGGTGTCGCAGATGACGACCTGATCGCCCTCACCCAGCTCCGTCACAATCTCTGGCATGTCCTGCTTCCAGCGGGACACCATCCAGGCTGCCTCGGTATTCGTGGTGCCCTGAATAATCGCGCGGGCGGGAGTCTTGCGGATCTCATTCAGATACCAGGCCCAGATCATCGGCGAGCCGGTCGCGTCGGTATCGGGCGATTTATGGGCAAGTACGGTAATCATCGCGGGCTCCTTACGCGGATATAAGCGGAATTCGCGGCTCTCCTACCTTGGCGGACACGCAAAGTCCATCGTGCCCCATGCCAAGGAAACGAAAACGCAGGAATTACAGGGACAATCTTTCGATGCTCCAGCCATCCTTTTCCAGAAGCCGCAACACGCCATTCTCTCCGGGCAGATGCAACGCACCGAAAGCAGCCACGATCCCTTCCCCGCCCGCAGCCTCTGCCGCTTTGGTCAGAGGCCCGATCCAGCTTCGGTTGCGATCATCCATCAGCAATTCCTGCGCCTCTGCGGTCATCTCATCGACCTCGTCGCGCGACAGATCGGTGTTGCTGTACGCATCAATCCGACCGAATTCCCAGATCGGCCAGACGGACTGATCCGCATAGGCGTCGATCATCGTCGCCGCGTAATCATCGGCATGGGCCGCTGCTGGCAGCGAATAGACGATCATCTCGATCTGCTCCTCGGGCGTCATCTGGCCGAACATTTTCAGCACCGTATCCCAGGGCTCCAGAGCCTTGATCCGCGTGCCGCTTTGCGTCGCGGCTTTGACCAACTGCCAGTCAAGCCCGGTCATTTCCCCGCCATTGGCCGCCATTTCGCGCATCATGCAGGGCGAAAGACCCATCATGGTGGCCGCGTACCAGGGGCGCATCTTCGAGACCATCACGGCCGGAATGCCGCGATCCTCCATCGCGCCGGAAAGCTGCTGCCATTGCGCGTCGCTTAACCGCTCGGGCAGGGTCGGGCCGTCAGGCTGCATCATCAGCGAGGGATCCTCTATCATCGCCTGCTGAAGCTGCGCCTGTTCCTCGGGTCCCATCTCGACCAGCAGCGCATCGGCATTGGCCAGATCCTGCCCGAACCGCTCAAGAACCTGGCTGTGCAGAGGATGGTCAAAGTGAAACGTCCCGATCAGAATCATGCTGTCCCCGCCCTTTTCAGCGCGCCAGAACAGGCCTTCGGTATAGGGAACCGCTTCAGTCCGTCGGCTGATCTCGGCCCGGTCGGCCTCTGGCAAAGCCGCAATCAGGTTGTCCCCCGCGCATTGCTGTGCGAAAGCTGCGGGCGCGGCAAGACATAGTGAAAGCGCGGCGAAAAGACGTTTCATGACGGTCTCCGTTATCTGCGGGTGCAGGCAAACACAGCGCGACCTCGAATGCCAGAGCGTCAGAAAAAAATCACATCAGATCAGTTGACAGAAAAACAGGCGCGACCTAGATCACCGTCATTGGCACTCATAAGAAACGAGTGCCAACAACAGACACTGAACCTGAAACACCGGAGTGTTAACATGGCTTTCAAACCGCTGCACGACCGCGTTCTGGTCAAGCGCGTCGAATCCGACGAAAAGACCAAGGGCGGGCTGATCATCCCCGATTCCGCAAAAGAAAAACCCGCTGAAGGCGAAGTCGTCGCCGTTGGCGAAGGCGCCCGCAAGGATTCCGGCGAGCTGATCGCCCCGGCTGTCAAAGCAGGCGACCGCGTTCTGTTCGGCAAATGGTCGGGTACCGAGGTCACGCTGGACGGCGAAGAGCTGCTGATCATGAAGGAAAGCGACATCATGGGCATTATCGGCTGATCGCCGACGCCCTGACAGACGCTTCAATTCAAAAGAAATCCCAGGAGAGAAAACATGGCTGGTAAGGACGTCAAGTTCAACACCGATGCTCGCGACCGTATGCTGAAAGGCGTGAACATCCTCGCCGATGCAGTGAAGGTCACCCTCGGCCCGAAAGGCCGTAACGTCGTTATCGACAAATCCTTCGGCGCACCGCGCATCACCAAGGACGGTGTGACCGTTGCGAAGGAAATCGAGCTGTCCGACAAGTTCGAAAACATGGGCGCTCAGATGGTCCGCGAAGTCGCTTCGCGCACCAATGACGAGGCCGGTGACGGCACCACCACCGCGACGGTTCTGGCTCAGGCCATCGTCAAGGAAGGCATGAAGGCGGTTGCCGCCGGCATGAACCCGATGGATCTGAAGCGCGGTATCGATCTGGCGACCTCGAAAGTCGTCGATGCGATCAAATCGGCCTCGCGTCCGGTCAACGACTCGGCTGAAGTCGCACAGGTCGGCACGATTTCCGCCAATGGCGAGGAATCCATCGGCAAGCAGATTGCTGACGCCATGCAGAAAGTCGGCAATGACGGCGTGATCACCGTCGAAGAAAACAAGGGCATGGAAACCGAAGTCGAAGTCGTCGAAGGCATGCAGTTCGACCGCGGCTATCTGTCCCCCTATTTCGTGACCAACCCCGACAAGATGGTCGCTGAACTGGAAGACGCCTATATCCTGCTGCACGAGAAGAAACTCTCCTCGCTGCAGCCGATGGTTCCGCTGCTGGAATCGGTGATCCAGTCGGGCAAGCCGCTGCTGATCATCGCTGAAGACGTCGAAGGCGAGGCTCTGGCCACGCTGGTCGTCAACAAACTGCGCGGCGGTCTGAAAATCGCTGCCGTCAAGGCTCCGGGCTTCGGCGATCGCCGCAAGGCCATGCTGCAGGACATCGCCATCCTGACCGGCGGTCAGGTCATCAGCGAAGATCTGGGCATGAAGCTGGAGAATGTCACCATCGACATGCTCGGCACCGCGAAGAAAGTTTCGATCAACAAGGACAACAGCACCATCATCGATGGCGCCGGTGAGAAAGCCGAGATCGAAGCACGCGTCGCCCAGATCCGTCAGCAGATCGAGGAAACCACCTCGGATTATGACAAGGAAAAACTGCAGGAACGCGTAGCCAAGCTGGCTGGCGGTGTTGCCGTGATCCGCGTCGGCGGCATGACCGAGATCGAAGTGAAAGAGCGTAAGGACCGCGTCGATGATGCGCTGAACGCAACCCGTGCGGCTGTTCAGGAAGGCGTCGTCGTGGGCGGCGGTGTTGCTCTGGTTCAGGGCGGCAAGGCTCTGGAAGGCCTGAAAGGCGCGAACTCCGATCAGGATGCCGGTATCTCGCTGGTTCGTCGCGCTCTGGAAGCACCGATGCGTCAGATCGCCGACAATGCCGGTGTTGACGGTGCGGTCGTTGCGGGCAAGATCCGCGAATCCAGCGACAACACCTTCGGCTTCAACGCTCAGACCGAAGAATATGGCGACATGTTCAAATTCGGCGTGATCGACCCGGCGAAAGTGGTCCGCACCGCACTGGAAGACGCAGCCTCGGTTGCCGGTCTGTTGATCACCACCGAAGCAATGGTTGCCGAGAAGCCCGAGCCGAAAGGCGCTGGCGGCGCCCCGGATATGGGCGGCATGGGTGGCATGGGCGGTATGGGGATGATGTAATCCCCTGCCCTCATGGCAGAAACGGAAAGGCCGTCCCCCGGGGCGGCCTTTTTCGTGATCCGCCGCTGCGGATCGCTTCGGCTGATCCTGCACGTCCGAATGCAGCGGCTCCGCCAGACCCAAGCCGACTTTACAGGCTGCATGATCGGTCTCACGACCCAATGAGCGTTTGCGAAACACAGAGCCGCCGCATACGGTCAGCGCAACGTTCAGCAGAGGCTTTCATGTCCCGTCATTTATTCCCCCTTCTTACGCTTGCTTTATCTCCGGCTCCGCTGCTGGCGGCGGGCTTCGAACTTGGCTCTGTGGCATCGTCGCCCGATATCGCGATCGGGATATGGTATCCGTCTTCTTCATCTCCTCCTGATGAGCCAAACACACCATTCGGTCAGGCCGTCGCGATTGACGGCGCACCGGAAGGCGCTGATCTGCCGCTTGTGTTGCTGTCGCACGGAAATGGCGGCTGGATGGGTGGTCATGCGGATACCGCGATGGCCCTTGCCGAGGCGGGCTATATCGCCGTTGCCCTGACACATCCCGGCGATAATGGTGAGGATGAAAGCGCCTCCCCCTCGGAATGGCTCGTTTCCCGTCCCGCCGATATCGCGAAAACGCTTGATTACATGCTGACCGGCTGGAGCAATGCAGATCGCATAGAT
This sequence is a window from Paracoccus aerodenitrificans. Protein-coding genes within it:
- a CDS encoding 2-hydroxychromene-2-carboxylate isomerase, with amino-acid sequence MAHIDYYLGTISTWSYLAGDRLEQIAAQHDATITYKPIDLMQLFPRTGGLAPAERHESRLDYRMQEIKRWRDRLGMEMNLRPAHFPVNMAPSSYAIIAAQEAGGGDIGALVRGFLRAVWAEDRDISDDEVIRDVLSASGFDPALTDKGLFVGAEQYGRNLEDAVAAGVFGSPFYIVRETGEKFWGQDRLDMLAEHLSGL
- a CDS encoding alpha/beta fold hydrolase, which codes for MTLFERHFEGDPDRPAIGLHCMMGSSNLFAPLMERLDGMIDLQAFDFPGHGRSPDWQAQDDTDLHTFVTRHAARMIRHPVDLIGHSFGATVALRIAVGVPEAVRSLTLVEPVLFAAAPEASSKAEHDRLAPFQKSGDWDGMLRRFLGDWGSTAGLPTEGPHAEKLRTQMKMVMDTNAFLMADCAEILRENGLERIDAPVMLIAGEHSPKVVHEIAEALAARLPDVGRAVIPGAGHMLPLTHADQFADLTRMNLDRA
- a CDS encoding threonine aldolase family protein, giving the protein MNFGSDNCSGVHPAVMAALMAANEGYVASYGGDALTAAAEDRVREVLDAPEASVLFVATGTAANAICLGGAVNGWDRIFCHEDAHIETSECGAPELFTGGAKLTLMPGDGGLIDPDALDRAAGFWAGEGLGGSRPGAISLTNTTEWGRIWTAEMLAEISAIGKQHQLLLHMDGARFANAVAGSDAEPASVTHRAGVDLLSFGGTKNGAMGVEAIVAFNPELAARLDYIRKRSGHLLSKHRFLSAQFYALMEGGLWLELARHANDMAGLLAQQLDAVEGAHLAQPADANQVFAVIPVDAEDRARSAGAVFHKWASLGEETEDMVTVRFVCGWNTTEEDVSDLVEALRG
- a CDS encoding YcgN family cysteine cluster protein, yielding MRPRFWELPLRDLDSREWEALCDGCGKCCLNKLEFEDTDELAFTRIACRLLDGETCRCTRYETRHRYVPECVTLSPEKIRDISYWLPASCAYRLRHEGKSLPEWHYLISGDRDAVHRAGMSVRGWTLSEAEVPEEDWEDHIIEDLS
- a CDS encoding bifunctional riboflavin kinase/FAD synthetase; the protein is MQIHYHWTGLPESCRGASVAMGNFDGLHRGHLAVIDTARAAMDAPLGVITFEPHPREFFAPDAPPFRLMNAEARANRLRRLGVDHLFQLPFGPELAGLSPEAFARDVLAEGLGIAHVTVGRDFHFGKSRAGDASSLQELGNRFGFGVTIAPLIGEDGADFSSTAIRKALSAGRPRDAERMLGHWHRIEGEVLHGEKRGRKLGYPTANMSVDGLHIPKLGVYAVMVDVVGGPHKGRYPGVASIGVRPMFGRNEPNLEVHLFDFDGDLYGEHLSVALIDYLRPEQKFAGVDELVAQMDRDGEQARKILAEG
- a CDS encoding gamma-glutamylcyclotransferase family protein, giving the protein MALYFAYGSNMLTRRLGARCGSARGLGPAVLAGHEIAFDKIGQDGSGKATLVAGSGAVQGVLFRLDDEDLLTLDAIEGVGRGYERVSVNVAFDGTGDEAFTYIAPDRYRDADMQPFDWYKALVLAGAREHGLPECWLSRLEAVPSVPDPEPGRLRRIEAIGLLNRCVAVPPAAGKG
- a CDS encoding TIGR01459 family HAD-type hydrolase, whose amino-acid sequence is MTRIINALAGIAPNYDVLFCDLWGCVHNGIQAYPAAVAALQEFRHGGGQVCLMTNAPRPAPEVIASFGRLGVPDDAWDDVVTSGDAAQDALFSGALGRRVWHLGPSKDDSFFDAPAEWRDAAPIERVSLEDAEGIVCTGPFDEATDTPEDYRGQLMLAREKGLKLLCANPDLVVDLGERRIYCAGAIAEFYQELGGESLYFGKPHPPIYDLARRRLNLRDGARILVIGDGINTDIRGAVGEGLDSVFITGGLAAGDMGGDVENPEPGLLEEWLQQKLLDPTWAMGRLR
- a CDS encoding manganese-dependent inorganic pyrophosphatase — protein: MITVLAHKSPDTDATGSPMIWAWYLNEIRKTPARAIIQGTTNTEAAWMVSRWKQDMPEIVTELGEGDQVVICDTNNPAELPSAINDAEILEIIDHHMLVGGLKTRAPINITIRPLACTATIMHDLIGEDMAQAPEWVKGVMLTCILSDTLEFRSPTTTAHDRSVAEKLAGELGLSIPDYASEMFEAKSDVSAFGDEDLLRMDSKEFELDGSKLRISVLETTAPKILLDRKDSLLAAMPGVAAADGVDQVMLFIVDILKEEATLLVPNDRVRQITEASFGASVEGDTVVLPGIMSRKKQIIPALKV
- a CDS encoding TraB/GumN family protein encodes the protein MKRLFAALSLCLAAPAAFAQQCAGDNLIAALPEADRAEISRRTEAVPYTEGLFWRAEKGGDSMILIGTFHFDHPLHSQVLERFGQDLANADALLVEMGPEEQAQLQQAMIEDPSLMMQPDGPTLPERLSDAQWQQLSGAMEDRGIPAVMVSKMRPWYAATMMGLSPCMMREMAANGGEMTGLDWQLVKAATQSGTRIKALEPWDTVLKMFGQMTPEEQIEMIVYSLPAAAHADDYAATMIDAYADQSVWPIWEFGRIDAYSNTDLSRDEVDEMTAEAQELLMDDRNRSWIGPLTKAAEAAGGEGIVAAFGALHLPGENGVLRLLEKDGWSIERLSL
- the groES gene encoding co-chaperone GroES; its protein translation is MAFKPLHDRVLVKRVESDEKTKGGLIIPDSAKEKPAEGEVVAVGEGARKDSGELIAPAVKAGDRVLFGKWSGTEVTLDGEELLIMKESDIMGIIG
- the groL gene encoding chaperonin GroEL (60 kDa chaperone family; promotes refolding of misfolded polypeptides especially under stressful conditions; forms two stacked rings of heptamers to form a barrel-shaped 14mer; ends can be capped by GroES; misfolded proteins enter the barrel where they are refolded when GroES binds), producing the protein MAGKDVKFNTDARDRMLKGVNILADAVKVTLGPKGRNVVIDKSFGAPRITKDGVTVAKEIELSDKFENMGAQMVREVASRTNDEAGDGTTTATVLAQAIVKEGMKAVAAGMNPMDLKRGIDLATSKVVDAIKSASRPVNDSAEVAQVGTISANGEESIGKQIADAMQKVGNDGVITVEENKGMETEVEVVEGMQFDRGYLSPYFVTNPDKMVAELEDAYILLHEKKLSSLQPMVPLLESVIQSGKPLLIIAEDVEGEALATLVVNKLRGGLKIAAVKAPGFGDRRKAMLQDIAILTGGQVISEDLGMKLENVTIDMLGTAKKVSINKDNSTIIDGAGEKAEIEARVAQIRQQIEETTSDYDKEKLQERVAKLAGGVAVIRVGGMTEIEVKERKDRVDDALNATRAAVQEGVVVGGGVALVQGGKALEGLKGANSDQDAGISLVRRALEAPMRQIADNAGVDGAVVAGKIRESSDNTFGFNAQTEEYGDMFKFGVIDPAKVVRTALEDAASVAGLLITTEAMVAEKPEPKGAGGAPDMGGMGGMGGMGMM